A window of Cyclopterus lumpus isolate fCycLum1 chromosome 14, fCycLum1.pri, whole genome shotgun sequence contains these coding sequences:
- the LOC117742903 gene encoding LOW QUALITY PROTEIN: interferon-induced GTP-binding protein Mx-like (The sequence of the model RefSeq protein was modified relative to this genomic sequence to represent the inferred CDS: deleted 1 base in 1 codon), with translation MNQQYKEKVRPCIDLMDSLRSLGVEKDLALLAIGVIGDQSSGKSFVLEALSGVAVPRGIFTNSGFVTRCPLELKIKRRREGEEWYGKISYQNHEEEIKDPAHVDSMIREAQNKMARVWEGISDDLSLEIASPDVQDLMLIDLPGITRVAVKGQLENIGEQINTLIQKIITKQQIINLVVVPSNVDIATTQALKMVQEVDPDGNRTLDLVDKGTEESVVEIVRNLVIQLNKGYMIVRCRGQKEIMCLLRKQQEEKRPSSTIMCISRQDSSGLLSHSWGS, from the exons ATGAACCAACAGTATAAGGAAAAGGTGCGTCCCTGCATTGACCTCATGGACTCTCTTCGCTCTCTGGGTGTAGAGAAGGACTTAGCGCTGCTTGCCATCGGCGTGATAGGAGACCAAAGC TCGGGGAAGAGCTTTGTGTTGGAGGCGCTGTCAGGGGTGGCTGTGCCAAGAGGCA TCTTCACTAATTCAGGCTTTGTGACAAGATGTCCTCTCGAACTGAAGatcaagagaaggagagaaggagaggagtggTACGGGAAGATAAGCTACCAGAACCATGAAGAAGAGATAAAAGACCCTGCACACGTGGATAGCATGATTAGAGAAG ctcagAATAAAATGGCCAGGGTCTGGGAGGGGATCAGTGATGACCTCAGTCTAGAGATCGCCTCTCCTGATGTTCAAGACCTGATGCTCATTGACCTGCCCGGCATCACCAGGGTGGCTGTAAAAGGACAACTGGAGAACATTGGAGAGCAG ATAAATACACTAATCCAGAAGAttataacaaaacaacagatcATCAACTTGGTGGTGGTTCCATCCAACGTGGACATAGCAACCACACAGGCTCTGAAGATGGTACAGGAGGTGGATCCTGATGGAAACCGGACTTTGG ACCTGGTGGACAAAGGCACAGAAGAGTCGGTGGTTGAAATTGTCCGTAATTTGGTAATTCAACTGAATAAGGGCTACATGATTGTCAGATGCAGGGGTCAGAAGGAGATCATGTGTCTCTTACGGAAGCAACAAGAAGAGAAAAGGCCTTCTTCAACGATCATGTGCATTTCAA ggCAGGACTCCTCTGGGCTTTTGTCTCACTCTTGGGGCAGCTGA